GCTGCTCCCGCTGGTGCGGGCGGTGGTACGGGCGACCCGACAGTCGCTGATCGTCGGCGACCTCCCGTTCGGCTCGTACGAGGAAGGCCCGACGCAGGCGCTGCGTACCGCCGTGCGGTTCATGAAGGAAGGTGGCTGCCACGCGGTGAAGCTGGAGGGTGGCCGCCGCTGTGCCGCGCAGATCGCCGCGATCGTCGGCGCCGGCATTCCGGTGATGGCGCACATCGGCTTCACCCCGCAGAGCGAGCACACCCTGGGCGGCTACCGGGTGCAGGGCCGAGGCGATGCGGCCACCGAGGTGCTGGCAGACGCTCGGGCGGTTGCCGAGGCGGGCGCGTTCGCGGTGGTGCTGGAGATGGTGCCGGGTGAGGTGGCCAAGCAGATCACCCACGAACTGTCGATCCCCACCGTGGGCATCGGGGCCGGCCCCGACACCGACGCCCAGGTGCTGGTCTGGCAGGACATGGCCGGCCTGCGTACCGGCAAGGCACCACGCTTCGTGAAGCGGTACGCGGACCTGTCCGGCGCCCTCACCGACGCCACCCGCCGGTTCGCCGACGAGGTCCGCGGCGGCGAGTTCCCAGCCGCCGAGCACACCTTCTAGGACGGTCCGCGGCTCGCGTAGGTCCGCGGCTCGCGTAGGTCCGCGGCTCGCGTAGGTCCGCGGCTCGCGTAGGTCCGCGGCTCCCGTAGGTCAGCGGCTCGGACGGTCCACGGCGGCAGGGCCGGCCAGCACGACGCTTCAGTCGGCCGGCCGGCCCCGCCGCCGCACCGCTAACGGGCACCGGCAACGGGCGGAAGCCGCTGGCCGCCAATCGATCACCACCGCTGAAACTGTCGTACACCTGTTCCAGTCTTTGGTCGTGGTCGAGGAGTTGGCGCAGGCGGAGGGCGCGGTGGCGGCGTGCCTCGATGTGGCCACCTGGGCCGTCGCGGAGCATGAGCTGGTCGCGGCGCTCGACGCCGCGCACCGGCTCGAGCAGCGCCTGGCGGCGGTGCAGCTGGCCCTGGTGCGCGAGCTGGACGGTCGGGGCACAGCCGTCGCACAGGGCGCGTCCTCGACGGCGGTCTGGCTGCGCGACCGACTGCGGCTCACCGTCCCCGCCGCCCGTCGGCTGGTCGACCTCGCCGGCACGCTGGACGCCGCCGCCCCCGGGATACGTCGCGCGTTGGCCGACGGGGACATCAGCCTCGAGCAGGCCCGGGTCATCGGCGACACCGTCAGCACGGTGCACGCCGCCGCCGGCGCCGAGGCTGCCGACAAGGCCGTCGGCGTGCTGGTCGAGTGGGCGGGACAGTTCGATCCGGCACTGCTCCGCAGGCTACGCACGCGGATTCTCGACCACGTCGCTCCGGAGGTCGCCGAGGCTGCCGCCCAAGCCGCGTTGGAGGCCGAGGCCCACCGGTCGGCCCGAGACCGTCACGTCACACTGTCCGAGCTGCACGATGGCCGCCTCCGGCTGACCGGCAGCCTGGACGCCGAGGCGGCCGGCCTGCTGCGCGCCGCGATCGAGCCGTTGACCGCACCGTCGGGCCCGGACGACCCGCGCACCCCCGGGCAACGCCGACACGACGCGCTCGCCGACCTCTGTCGGCTCACCCTGCGCACCGGGGAGCTACCCGAGCATGGCGGCGAGCCCGCCCAGATCGTCGTCACCACCAGTCTCGACAGCCTGCTCCGGCAGCTCGACGCCGGAGCCCTGGACACCGGCCTCCAGCTCACCCCGGAGGCGGTCCGCCGGCTCGCCTGCGACGCGGCCATCCTGCCCGCCGTCCTTGGCAGCGCCGGCCAGGTGCTCGACGTGGGCCGGCAACGCCGGCTCGTCACCGGGCCTCTCCGGCGCGCGCTGGTCCTACGGGACCGCGGCTGCGCCTTCCCGGGCTGCGACCGCCCGCCCCGCTGGTGCGACGCCCACCACATCCGGCACTGGGCGAACGGCGGCGAGACGAGCCTGCAGAACGCGGTATTGCTCTGTGCACACCACCACCGGCACATCCATCGCGGCGACTGGACCGTCCTTCTGGGCGGCGACGGTCACCCGGAGTTCGTCCCGCCAGCCTGGCTCGATCCCGACCGACTCCCCCGCCGCAACCAGTACCACCGGCGGACGTGAGCACGACCGTTCAGCAACGCTCACACCTTCGCAGGCCAACGCTCCGGACACCGCCCGTCGAAGACCAGCCCGCGCGATCGGACCGACTCAGCGGTCCAGCAGCGGGCGCACCGACAACCGCGCCCAGAGCTCGCGGGCTCACCCGTGCGCAGGCACGCCGGCAGACAGGCTCAGAGGTCGGTGACGCGGATGCCGGCGTGG
The nucleotide sequence above comes from Micromonospora sp. NBC_00389. Encoded proteins:
- the panB gene encoding 3-methyl-2-oxobutanoate hydroxymethyltransferase — its product is MVESTPNEVTALYGGPATRRVRTRDLIAAKERGERWPMLTSYDQYTAAIFDQAGVPVLLVGDSAANNVFGYETTLPVTADELLPLVRAVVRATRQSLIVGDLPFGSYEEGPTQALRTAVRFMKEGGCHAVKLEGGRRCAAQIAAIVGAGIPVMAHIGFTPQSEHTLGGYRVQGRGDAATEVLADARAVAEAGAFAVVLEMVPGEVAKQITHELSIPTVGIGAGPDTDAQVLVWQDMAGLRTGKAPRFVKRYADLSGALTDATRRFADEVRGGEFPAAEHTF
- a CDS encoding HNH endonuclease signature motif containing protein, which produces MVEELAQAEGAVAACLDVATWAVAEHELVAALDAAHRLEQRLAAVQLALVRELDGRGTAVAQGASSTAVWLRDRLRLTVPAARRLVDLAGTLDAAAPGIRRALADGDISLEQARVIGDTVSTVHAAAGAEAADKAVGVLVEWAGQFDPALLRRLRTRILDHVAPEVAEAAAQAALEAEAHRSARDRHVTLSELHDGRLRLTGSLDAEAAGLLRAAIEPLTAPSGPDDPRTPGQRRHDALADLCRLTLRTGELPEHGGEPAQIVVTTSLDSLLRQLDAGALDTGLQLTPEAVRRLACDAAILPAVLGSAGQVLDVGRQRRLVTGPLRRALVLRDRGCAFPGCDRPPRWCDAHHIRHWANGGETSLQNAVLLCAHHHRHIHRGDWTVLLGGDGHPEFVPPAWLDPDRLPRRNQYHRRT